A genomic segment from Elusimicrobiota bacterium encodes:
- the ligA gene encoding NAD-dependent DNA ligase LigA: protein MPDTKHLIESLRKEIKHHDHLYYVKSQPDISDTEYDKLIKKLQALEKEHPELITPDSPTQRVSGEITKEFKTIKHTSPMLSLDNTYSEEEVIEWEKRINKTIPETEYEFVVEPKIDGISCSVTYSHGLLNNGATRGDGDTGEDITLNVKTIRSIPLSLILPKNIKSFPETIEIRGEVFINKKDFQEINYALARQDIQIFSNARNAAAGSLRQKDPKITASRHLRFFVHSYGNFKGSINFQTHWEFLELCRNFGLKTIENTKLFKTIDEAIGYCLKWQEERDKLPFEIDGMVIKVNSLKQRTALGQTMKSPRWAIAYKFPARQATTKILDVRVQVGRTGALTPVADLEPVECAGVIISHATLHNFDEIERLGIKIGDTVLIERAGEVIPKVIKVIESKRTGKEKAVKIPDKCPECSGNIVKEKEDEVAYRCINPSCPAQLSGSLLHFANRDAMDIEGLGYAIVEQLINGKIVKSFDDIYALTKKDLFKLELVKDKKADNLLKEIEKSKIQPLSRLLYALGLRHVGQKAAQTLARHYGVIDKLIKADAEELTQINEIGPVMAESIANFFKQPKTLTLIEKLKESGVNTTEPEIPEDLKKPQLLSGKTIVFTGELKAFSRPEAEKLAQEFGGTATSSVSKKTDFVVTGENPGSKYKKAQQLGVKILSEAEFLKIIEKK from the coding sequence ATGCCTGACACGAAACACCTCATAGAATCACTCCGAAAAGAAATTAAACACCACGACCACCTCTATTACGTAAAGAGCCAGCCTGATATTTCCGATACTGAATATGATAAACTTATAAAAAAACTTCAGGCGCTGGAAAAAGAACACCCTGAACTCATAACGCCGGACTCGCCTACACAAAGAGTGTCAGGCGAGATTACCAAAGAATTTAAAACTATTAAGCATACCTCGCCGATGCTTTCCCTGGATAACACTTACTCGGAAGAAGAAGTGATTGAATGGGAAAAACGCATAAATAAAACTATTCCCGAGACAGAATATGAATTTGTAGTTGAACCAAAAATAGACGGGATAAGCTGTTCTGTAACCTATTCACATGGTTTGCTCAACAACGGGGCGACCCGGGGTGACGGCGATACCGGCGAAGATATTACTCTTAACGTTAAAACCATCCGGTCTATACCATTATCTCTCATACTGCCTAAAAACATTAAGAGTTTTCCCGAGACAATTGAAATACGCGGAGAGGTATTTATAAACAAGAAGGACTTCCAGGAAATTAATTATGCTTTAGCAAGACAAGACATTCAAATCTTCTCTAATGCGCGCAATGCAGCCGCCGGGAGCCTGCGCCAGAAAGACCCGAAGATAACAGCTTCCAGGCATTTGAGATTTTTTGTCCATTCCTATGGAAACTTCAAAGGCAGTATCAATTTTCAAACACACTGGGAATTTCTTGAACTTTGCCGGAATTTTGGATTAAAAACAATAGAAAATACAAAACTTTTCAAAACAATTGACGAAGCAATCGGCTATTGTCTGAAATGGCAGGAAGAGCGTGATAAACTTCCCTTTGAAATTGACGGAATGGTAATTAAGGTCAATTCTCTCAAACAGAGAACGGCCCTTGGCCAGACCATGAAATCTCCGCGATGGGCTATAGCCTATAAATTTCCCGCAAGGCAGGCTACAACAAAAATTCTTGATGTCAGGGTCCAGGTTGGAAGGACCGGGGCATTAACGCCTGTAGCAGACCTGGAACCTGTAGAATGCGCCGGTGTAATAATTTCACATGCGACTCTGCATAATTTTGACGAAATTGAACGGCTCGGAATAAAAATTGGGGATACGGTTTTAATAGAACGGGCAGGGGAAGTAATCCCGAAAGTTATAAAAGTAATCGAAAGTAAAAGAACAGGAAAAGAAAAAGCGGTAAAAATCCCTGATAAATGCCCGGAATGTTCAGGCAATATAGTGAAAGAAAAAGAAGATGAAGTCGCCTACAGGTGCATAAACCCTTCGTGCCCTGCCCAGCTTTCAGGAAGCCTGCTTCATTTCGCCAACCGTGACGCTATGGACATTGAGGGGCTGGGTTATGCTATTGTGGAACAATTGATAAATGGAAAAATAGTGAAAAGTTTCGACGATATATATGCGCTCACGAAAAAAGACCTTTTCAAACTTGAGCTTGTTAAAGACAAAAAAGCTGATAATTTGCTTAAAGAAATAGAAAAAAGTAAAATACAACCGTTGTCCCGGCTGCTTTACGCCTTAGGCCTGCGCCACGTAGGCCAAAAAGCAGCACAAACCTTGGCCCGGCATTATGGTGTAATTGACAAACTGATTAAAGCGGATGCAGAAGAATTAACCCAGATTAATGAAATTGGCCCGGTTATGGCTGAATCCATAGCAAATTTTTTCAAACAACCGAAAACTTTGACGCTTATAGAAAAACTAAAAGAATCAGGAGTAAATACAACCGAACCTGAAATACCGGAAGATTTAAAGAAGCCCCAGCTGCTTTCCGGGAAAACCATTGTTTTTACGGGAGAACTTAAAGCTTTTTCAAGGCCTGAAGCGGAAAAACTGGCGCAAGAGTTCGGCGGGACAGCCACTTCCAGTGTTTCTAAAAAAACAGATTTTGTTGTGACGGGCGAAAATCCCGGCTCCAAATACAAAAAAGCCCAGCAATTAGGCGTTAAGATCCTTTCTGAAGCCGAGTTTTTAAAAATAATTGAAAAAAAGTAG
- the nusB gene encoding transcription antitermination factor NusB, with translation MGLRREARETALKVLYVVDVANLTKEEATFIITNGNTMHVHVKSFMDQIVSGTLENTEEIDSQINKYTQNWNISRMAAIDRNIIRIGAFEILKTPETPISVIIDEAVEIAKKYSTSDSGKFVNGILDKIKQAREVP, from the coding sequence ATGGGATTACGAAGAGAAGCCAGGGAAACTGCACTCAAAGTTCTCTATGTTGTTGATGTAGCCAATTTAACCAAAGAAGAGGCGACATTCATCATAACAAATGGGAATACTATGCATGTGCACGTAAAGAGCTTTATGGACCAGATTGTAAGCGGCACCCTGGAAAATACCGAAGAAATAGATTCTCAAATAAATAAATATACCCAAAACTGGAACATTTCCAGGATGGCAGCCATAGACAGAAATATTATCCGGATCGGCGCCTTTGAAATCCTGAAAACCCCCGAAACACCTATCAGCGTGATAATTGACGAAGCAGTCGAAATAGCAAAAAAATATTCAACTTCCGATTCTGGTAAATTCGTAAACGGCATCCTGGATAAAATCAAACAGGCCCGGGAAGTCCCGTAA
- the ribE gene encoding 6,7-dimethyl-8-ribityllumazine synthase, whose protein sequence is MVKTFSGKMLAEGKKFGIVVSRFNEFITGKLLEGAIDSLVRHSADEKNIDVVWTPGSFEMPVVTKKMAGSKKYDAIICLGAIIQGDTPHHEYIANEVTKGIAQVSLDSGVPVIFGILTCDNLEQAIERAGTKAGNKGSQAAEAAIEMANLIGQI, encoded by the coding sequence ATGGTTAAAACTTTTTCGGGCAAGATGTTGGCAGAAGGCAAAAAATTTGGTATTGTAGTATCGAGGTTCAATGAGTTTATCACAGGCAAACTGCTGGAAGGCGCTATTGATTCGCTCGTAAGGCACTCTGCTGACGAGAAAAACATTGATGTTGTCTGGACTCCGGGTTCTTTTGAAATGCCGGTTGTAACGAAAAAAATGGCAGGCAGCAAGAAATATGATGCGATCATATGCCTGGGCGCGATAATCCAGGGTGACACACCGCATCACGAGTATATCGCCAACGAAGTTACCAAAGGGATCGCCCAGGTTTCGCTTGATTCAGGCGTACCGGTTATATTCGGTATATTAACCTGCGACAACCTGGAACAGGCAATCGAACGCGCCGGAACTAAAGCCGGAAACAAAGGGTCACAGGCAGCAGAAGCAGCAATAGAAATGGCCAACCTCATAGGCCAAATATAG
- a CDS encoding bifunctional 3,4-dihydroxy-2-butanone-4-phosphate synthase/GTP cyclohydrolase II produces MKTKFATIPEAISDLKKGKIVIVVDDPGRENEGDLVCCSDKITPDKINFMAKYGRGLICVAVEGKRLDELKISPMVDNNQEAKEAAFTVSVDAKKGTTTGISSHDRALTIKTILNPKTKPEDLIKPGHIFPLRYKEGGVLVRSGHTEASVDLSKLAGTDTYPSGVICEIMNEDGTMARLPQLLKFSKKHKLKIITIADLIEYRRKNEKLIKMELFTGLPTENGDFCLYLYKDTIKKEYHIALVKGTVSGKKNILARVHSSCFTGDVLHSLRCDCGQQLNKALELIENEGRGVLLYMHQEGRGIGLINKLKSYKLQDQGYDTVEANIKLGFKPDLRDYGIGAQILADLGLSTIRLLTNNPRKIAGLQGYGLKVIKRIPIEIRLHTKMGKKYLNTKKQKFGHLLTTV; encoded by the coding sequence ATGAAAACCAAATTTGCAACAATTCCCGAGGCAATTTCTGACTTAAAAAAAGGCAAAATTGTTATTGTTGTCGACGATCCGGGCAGGGAAAATGAGGGTGACCTGGTCTGCTGTTCGGATAAAATAACCCCTGATAAAATAAATTTCATGGCAAAATACGGCCGCGGCCTTATTTGTGTCGCCGTTGAAGGTAAAAGGCTGGATGAATTGAAAATTTCCCCGATGGTTGACAATAATCAGGAAGCCAAAGAAGCGGCTTTCACTGTTTCCGTTGATGCCAAAAAAGGAACGACAACCGGTATATCGTCGCATGACCGCGCTTTGACGATAAAAACTATCCTGAACCCGAAAACAAAACCTGAGGATTTAATAAAACCCGGCCATATATTTCCGTTGCGCTATAAAGAAGGCGGAGTTTTGGTCAGATCGGGCCACACTGAAGCCTCAGTTGACCTCAGTAAACTTGCCGGCACGGATACGTATCCTTCCGGCGTAATCTGCGAAATCATGAATGAAGACGGCACAATGGCGCGCCTGCCCCAGTTATTAAAATTTTCAAAAAAGCACAAATTAAAAATTATAACGATCGCAGACTTGATTGAGTACCGCAGGAAAAATGAAAAACTTATAAAAATGGAACTCTTTACCGGGCTTCCTACGGAAAACGGCGATTTTTGCCTTTATCTCTATAAGGACACAATTAAAAAAGAATATCATATAGCCCTGGTAAAAGGGACTGTCTCAGGCAAAAAAAACATTTTAGCAAGAGTTCATTCTTCCTGCTTTACCGGAGATGTGTTACACTCTCTTCGGTGTGATTGCGGCCAACAACTAAATAAAGCGCTCGAGCTGATTGAAAATGAAGGCAGGGGCGTTTTGTTATACATGCACCAGGAAGGCAGGGGAATCGGGCTCATAAACAAATTAAAATCCTACAAACTGCAGGACCAGGGTTATGATACGGTTGAAGCGAACATAAAACTTGGGTTTAAACCGGATCTGAGAGATTATGGTATCGGTGCGCAAATACTTGCAGACCTGGGGTTGTCAACCATAAGATTGTTGACAAATAATCCCCGCAAAATTGCCGGGCTTCAGGGGTATGGTTTAAAAGTTATAAAAAGGATTCCGATTGAAATTAGACTTCACACAAAAATGGGCAAAAAATATTTAAACACAAAGAAACAGAAATTTGGGCATTTATTGACTACGGTTTAA
- a CDS encoding riboflavin synthase, translated as MFTGIIEDLGTISKAGKPGLEASTSLDGLKIGDSISINGACLTITKISSQSTSKYTFWADVSGETLKLTNLGELRSGSRVNLERSLKNDSRLGGHIVTGHIEGIGKIVSVKNDKNSKMFEFSYPKELNKFIVRKGSIAVDGISLTIADIKNSNSFTAAIIPHTLKNTTLNFKKPGDTINLETDIMAKYLEKSRQNQKETGKISFDLLKRTGFIR; from the coding sequence TTGTTTACAGGAATAATTGAAGATTTGGGCACAATTAGCAAGGCGGGTAAGCCCGGTTTGGAGGCTTCAACCAGCCTTGACGGCCTCAAAATAGGGGACAGTATAAGCATAAATGGGGCCTGTCTGACAATAACCAAAATCAGCTCCCAATCAACCTCAAAATATACCTTTTGGGCTGATGTGTCCGGTGAGACCTTAAAACTGACCAATTTGGGTGAATTAAGATCCGGCTCCAGGGTTAACCTTGAACGCTCCCTTAAAAACGATTCCAGGCTTGGCGGACATATTGTAACAGGGCATATTGAAGGTATCGGTAAAATAGTATCCGTTAAAAATGATAAAAACTCAAAAATGTTTGAATTTTCATACCCGAAAGAACTCAACAAGTTCATTGTCAGGAAAGGCTCTATAGCTGTAGACGGTATCAGTCTTACAATTGCTGATATCAAAAACTCAAATTCATTTACTGCCGCTATTATACCTCATACTCTAAAAAACACAACTTTAAATTTCAAAAAACCCGGAGATACTATCAACCTGGAAACAGACATAATGGCAAAATATTTGGAAAAATCCCGACAAAACCAGAAAGAAACCGGAAAAATTTCTTTTGATTTGCTCAAAAGGACGGGCTTCATAAGATGA
- the ribD gene encoding bifunctional diaminohydroxyphosphoribosylaminopyrimidine deaminase/5-amino-6-(5-phosphoribosylamino)uracil reductase RibD: protein MNIFTGIFFEQGETQKPLPSWFLGRDPMDKDTKFMQLALKLAQKGAGRVSPNPMVGCVITQGDRIISTGYHKYFGGPHAEIEALSKVKKPLNKATMYLTLEPCSHTKKKTPPCVPVVLNSGIKRLFIAMKDPNPAVNGRGVKILQKNGIKCSTGLLESEAKELNKAYIKWVTQKLPYITLKWAMSLDGKIATEAGDSKWISSQTSRDLVHRMRGQIDSILVGIGTVLKDNPYLTTHGKGRNPVRLIIDPDLRIPLNSNVLNKESKTIIFYDKSKDKLLKPKLEQICKKYQYCVGIRSNLKGIINLKELIKYLAAERVASLLIEGGGNTHAQAIEQGIADEIMCFVSPKVIGGKDAITPVEGIGVNLVEQSINLTNWVVNKSGEDLMISAKIKK from the coding sequence ATGAATATCTTTACGGGGATTTTTTTTGAGCAGGGCGAAACCCAAAAACCGCTTCCATCTTGGTTTTTGGGCAGGGATCCGATGGACAAAGACACAAAATTCATGCAGTTGGCGTTAAAGTTAGCCCAAAAGGGCGCAGGCAGAGTAAGCCCAAACCCTATGGTTGGTTGTGTTATTACTCAAGGTGACAGAATAATATCAACCGGTTACCACAAATACTTTGGCGGACCTCATGCTGAAATCGAAGCTTTATCCAAAGTAAAAAAGCCCCTGAACAAAGCAACCATGTACCTCACCCTGGAGCCCTGCAGTCATACAAAAAAGAAAACACCCCCTTGTGTACCAGTTGTACTTAATTCAGGCATAAAACGGTTGTTCATAGCCATGAAAGACCCAAACCCGGCAGTCAATGGCAGGGGGGTAAAAATACTCCAAAAAAACGGTATAAAATGTTCAACCGGCTTACTGGAGTCTGAAGCTAAAGAACTGAATAAGGCCTATATAAAATGGGTAACCCAAAAACTACCCTATATTACTCTAAAATGGGCTATGTCCTTAGATGGGAAGATAGCCACAGAGGCTGGGGATTCAAAGTGGATAAGTTCTCAAACCAGCCGTGATCTGGTTCATAGGATGCGGGGCCAAATTGACTCTATTTTAGTAGGAATAGGCACTGTTTTAAAGGATAACCCATACCTTACAACCCATGGGAAAGGGAGAAACCCTGTAAGGTTAATAATAGATCCAGATCTAAGAATACCCTTAAATTCAAATGTACTAAATAAGGAATCCAAAACCATCATATTTTATGATAAATCAAAAGACAAATTACTTAAACCTAAACTTGAACAAATTTGTAAAAAGTATCAATATTGCGTTGGTATACGTTCAAATTTAAAAGGAATCATAAACTTAAAGGAACTTATTAAATATTTGGCCGCAGAGCGTGTGGCTTCCTTATTAATAGAAGGCGGCGGCAACACACACGCTCAAGCCATTGAACAAGGTATCGCTGATGAAATCATGTGCTTTGTAAGCCCTAAAGTTATAGGCGGCAAGGATGCTATTACACCAGTTGAAGGAATAGGAGTAAATCTGGTTGAACAATCGATAAATCTGACTAATTGGGTTGTTAATAAGTCCGGTGAAGACCTGATGATATCAGCAAAAATCAAAAAATAG